The Setaria italica strain Yugu1 chromosome IX, Setaria_italica_v2.0, whole genome shotgun sequence genome has a window encoding:
- the LOC101753105 gene encoding protein WIR1A-like, protein MAKQQQQQLCVVFLVAFLVVSAMNAVHVDAGRALAQVSYGALIPGGTPSVPRGQPYSGSGCAKIYGCKPPPAGAP, encoded by the exons AtggcgaagcagcagcagcagcagctttgcGTGGTGTTCCTGGTGGCGTTCCTCGTCGTATCTGCCATGAACGCTGTCCACGTGGACGCAG GGAGGGCGCTGGCGCAGGTGAGCTACGGAGCCCTGATCCCCGGCGGCACACCGTCCGTGCCTCGTGGCCAGCCGTACTCTGGCAGCGGGTGCGCCAAGATCTACGGATGTAAACCACCTCCGGCTGGGGCGCCATGA
- the LOC101763127 gene encoding probable methyltransferase PMT2, which translates to MRGSRMNPGDRRTRSTMTIVIVMGLCCFFYILGAWQKSGTGRGDSIALRVNQETDCTILPNLHFETHHSLSGANPLIMTNKVIEPCHIRYSDYTPCQDQNRAMAFPRENMTYRERHCPAENEKLHCLIPAPKGYVTPFPWPKSRDYVPFANAPYKSLTVEKAVKNWIQFQGDVFKFPGGGTMFPNGANAYLDELASIIPLADGTIRTALDTGCGVASFGAYLMDRNILTMSFAPRDSHEAQVQFALERGVPAVIGVLGTIKLPYPSRSFDMAHCSRCLIPWESNGGMYMMEVDRVLRPGGYWILSGPPINWNKYYQTWKRSKQDAEEDQQRIENIAKMLCWDKIHEKEDIAIWQKKVNSHSCHQMSGHASNMCKVQDADDVWYKKMESCITPPREAAQLKKFPERLSAIPPRILEGHAPGVTEEGYEEDSKLWRKHVNTYKRVNKLIGSLRYRNIMDMNAGLGSFAAALDSPRSWVMNVVPTISERNTLGIIYERGLIGIYHDWCEAFSTYPRTYDLIHGYGIFSLYQNKCDVEDILLEMDRILRPEGAVILRDSVDVLNKVRSTVGGMRWKSKLLDHEDGPHVPEKILISVKEYWVGGEENS; encoded by the exons ATGAGGGGCTCAAGAATGAATCCAGGCGACCGTAGAACGCGGAGCACGATGACAATAGTAATTGTGATGGGTTTGTGCTGCTTCTTTTACATATTAGGTGCTTGGCAGAAAAGTGGGACAGGAAGGGGTGATAGTATAGCCTTGAGGGTCAACCAAGAAACCGACTGTACAATCTTGCCAAATTTGCACTTTGAGACCCATCATAGCCTAAGTGGTGCCAATCCATTGATCATGACCAATAAAGTGATTGAGCCATGCCACATCCGATACAGTGACTATACTCCTTGTCAAGACCAGAACCGAGCAATGGCCTTTCCTAGAGAAAATATGACATACAGAGAAAGGCATTGCCCTGCAGAGAATGAGAAACTGCACTGTCTAATCCCAGCACCAAAAGGCTATGTCACCCCTTTCCCTTGGCCCAAGAGCCGTGACTATGTCCCGTTTGCGAATGCTCCCTATAAGAGTCTGACAGTCGAGAAAGCTGTTAAGAACTGGATCCAGTTTCAGGGAGATGTGTTCAAATTCCCAGGAGGTGGGACAATGTTTCCCAATGGAGCAAATGCTTACCTTGACGAACTTGCATCCATCATCCCACTTGCTGATGGTACCATCAGAACTGCACTTGATACTGGATGTGGG GTTGCAAGCTTTGGAGCTTACCTAATGGATAGGAATATATTAACCATGTCATTTGCACCCCGAGACTCACATGAAGCTCAGGTTCAATTTGCTTTGGAGCGAGGTGTTCCTGCAGTAATTGGAGTACTGGGAACTATAAAGCTCCCATACCCCTCTAGATCTTTTGATATGGCCCATTGCTCCCGCTGCTTGATCCCATGGGAATCAAATG GCGGGATGTACATGATGGAAGTAGACCGGGTTCTGAGGCCTGGGGGTTATTGGATACTTTCTGGACCTCCTATCAATTGGAATAAATACTACCAAACGTGGAAAAGGTCTAAACAAGACGCAGAGGAAGATCAGCAAAGAATTGAAAACATTGCTAAAATGCTTTGCTGGGACAAAATCCATGAGAAGGAGGATATTGCTATTTGGCAGAAAAAAGTAAATTCACATTCATGCCATCAAATGAGTGGTCATGCTAGCAATATGTGCAAAGTTCAAGATGCAGATGACGTCTG GTATAAGAAAATGGAATCTTGTATAACACCTCCCAGAGAGGCAGCACAATTAAAGAAGTTTCCAGAGAGACTATCTGCCATCCCTCCCAGAATTCTGGAAGGCCATGCCCCAGGTGTTACAGAAGAAGGCTATGAGGAGGATAGTAAGTTGTGGAGGAAGCATGTCAATACTTACAAGAGGGTGAACAAGCTGATAGGTTCTTTGAGGTACAGGAATATTATGGACATGAATGCAGGCCTTGGAAGTTTTGCTGCAGCCCTTGATTCTCCCAGGTCCTGGGTGATGAACGTTGTGCCCACTATATCAGAGAGGAACACTCTTGGTATCATCTATGAGCGAGGTCTCATCGGCATATACCATGATTG GTGTGAAGCCTTCTCTACATACCCTAGGACATATGACCTGATACATGGCTATGGCATCTTCAGTTTATATCAGAACAA GTGTGATGTGGAAGACATTCTTCTGGAGATGGATAGGATTTTACGGCCCGAGGGTGCAGTCATACTTCGGGACAGTGTTGATGTACTGAACAAGGTTAGAAGCACAGTGGGGGGGATGCGGTGGAAGTCCAAGTTACTTGATCACGAAGATGGCCCTCACGTTCCTGAGAAGATTTTAATTTCAGTGAAAGAGTATTGGGTTGGCGGCGAAGAGAACAGTTGA